One window of the bacterium genome contains the following:
- the larA gene encoding nickel-dependent lactate racemase — protein MVRVKLPFGDSQISIQMEDSNLAQVLTPRNWQPLEDLESELHKALNSPLEQAPLWEWVKPSDRVLILSDDNTRLTPAHRLLPPLLDGLGKAGVPKDRISILMALGTHRPMTQEEMRVKVGDRVYGAFRVFNHDWRDPNQLVELGTSSQGTPLWVNKAALEADLIIGLGAIVPHHIPGFSGSSKIVQPGICGAITTAETHLLSTRGEDSLLGLEDNPVRRDMDDMAERVGMKSILNVVLNPEGQVAGVFFGKMKRVFQEGVKLARKIYGIPFYETPDVVIANSCPCDIDFWQSHKALYPAARMVKPGGSIIVITPAPEGVSPVHTGMLKFTAWPSQRIERAYRSGQIRNGVATALAVAWAKVREKAQVILVSPGISVEDKKRLGFVHAQDPQEALKEAFKKQGPEARVAVLTHAPDTLPVKAF, from the coding sequence ATGGTGAGAGTGAAGCTGCCTTTTGGAGACAGTCAAATTTCCATCCAGATGGAAGACTCCAACCTGGCCCAAGTGCTGACCCCCAGGAATTGGCAACCCCTAGAGGACCTGGAATCAGAGCTGCACAAGGCCTTGAATTCTCCCCTGGAGCAGGCTCCCCTGTGGGAATGGGTTAAACCATCGGATCGAGTGCTAATCCTGAGCGATGACAACACCCGTCTGACCCCGGCACACAGACTGCTTCCCCCTTTGCTGGATGGGCTGGGTAAGGCAGGCGTCCCCAAGGATCGCATATCCATCCTCATGGCCCTGGGAACCCACAGACCCATGACCCAAGAAGAGATGAGGGTCAAGGTCGGGGACAGGGTTTATGGAGCTTTTCGTGTCTTCAACCACGACTGGAGGGATCCAAATCAGTTGGTGGAGCTGGGCACATCCAGCCAGGGTACTCCTCTTTGGGTCAACAAAGCAGCATTGGAAGCAGACCTCATCATCGGACTGGGAGCCATTGTGCCCCATCACATACCAGGCTTCTCGGGCTCATCCAAGATAGTCCAACCTGGCATTTGCGGGGCTATCACAACTGCCGAGACCCACCTTCTATCCACCAGGGGTGAGGACAGCCTCTTGGGCCTGGAGGATAATCCGGTTAGAAGGGACATGGATGACATGGCAGAGAGGGTGGGCATGAAGAGCATCCTCAACGTGGTTCTCAACCCAGAAGGCCAGGTGGCAGGGGTCTTCTTTGGCAAGATGAAGAGAGTTTTTCAAGAGGGTGTCAAGCTGGCGAGAAAAATATATGGAATACCATTTTACGAAACCCCAGATGTGGTCATAGCCAACTCTTGCCCATGTGACATAGACTTCTGGCAGTCCCATAAAGCCCTTTATCCAGCAGCCAGAATGGTGAAGCCAGGCGGAAGCATAATAGTAATTACCCCTGCTCCAGAGGGGGTCTCTCCGGTGCACACCGGCATGTTGAAGTTTACGGCATGGCCCTCGCAGCGCATAGAGAGGGCTTACAGGTCAGGGCAGATAAGAAATGGTGTTGCCACGGCTCTGGCTGTGGCCTGGGCCAAGGTAAGGGAGAAGGCCCAGGTGATACTTGTTTCTCCCGGCATTTCTGTGGAGGACAAAAAAAGACTTGGATTTGTTCATGCCCAGGACCCCCAAGAGGCCCTAAAAGAGGCTTTCAAGAAACAAGGGCCAGAGGCCAGGGTGGCGGTGCTGACCCATGCACCTGACACTCTTCCTGTGAAGGCCTTTTGA
- a CDS encoding TRAP transporter large permease: protein MILVFAASFLALLALSAPILVGLGGSSLIYSLISGNIPLAMLIQTTFGGLTSFPLLAIPLFMLAGNLMNAGGITPDLVGFARTLMGHIRGGLGLATIFACAIFSAISGAAVATAVAIGVVMIPAMRKAGYDQDVSAAVTSVASCMGPIIPPSIPFIIYGVSASVSIGALFLGGVFPGILLGLALMLYMYLVASKKGYPKDEKKPLKEILLAGWRALPALLMPLIIMGGILTGAFTPTEAAGVAVLYAVLVGFFVYRRLKIKDLPEVLLKSGLESGMVMLLIAMSEPFAWIVAADQIPQMLLEWISGVTTSPYVILLLINVFLLLLGIPIETAPALVIVTPVLAPIAASVGIDPVHMGVVICLNLVLGLITPPVGAVLFAVCGVANITMDSLSKAIWPPFLVSLVVLGIVTYVPWLSTFLPKLVMGSP from the coding sequence ATGATCCTGGTATTTGCCGCATCCTTTCTGGCTCTATTAGCCCTATCCGCCCCCATCTTGGTGGGACTGGGAGGCTCTTCCCTCATCTATTCTCTCATAAGCGGTAACATCCCACTGGCCATGCTGATACAGACCACTTTCGGCGGTCTCACAAGCTTTCCGCTTCTGGCCATACCTTTGTTCATGCTGGCAGGAAACCTCATGAATGCCGGTGGAATAACTCCCGACCTGGTGGGCTTCGCCCGTACTCTCATGGGACACATCAGGGGAGGGCTGGGTTTGGCCACCATATTTGCCTGTGCCATCTTCTCAGCCATTTCAGGGGCAGCTGTGGCCACTGCAGTGGCCATAGGAGTGGTCATGATACCTGCCATGAGAAAAGCGGGGTATGATCAGGATGTGAGCGCTGCTGTGACAAGCGTGGCATCATGTATGGGGCCCATAATTCCTCCCAGCATTCCCTTCATCATCTATGGTGTGTCGGCCAGCGTGTCCATAGGGGCTCTTTTCCTGGGCGGGGTTTTCCCAGGCATTCTGTTGGGACTGGCTTTGATGCTCTACATGTATCTGGTGGCATCCAAGAAGGGGTATCCCAAAGACGAGAAGAAACCTCTCAAGGAGATCTTGTTGGCAGGCTGGAGGGCGCTTCCGGCACTTCTCATGCCCTTGATCATTATGGGGGGCATATTGACCGGAGCATTCACCCCCACCGAAGCAGCGGGGGTGGCGGTGCTCTACGCCGTGCTGGTGGGCTTCTTTGTGTACAGGCGTCTAAAGATCAAAGATCTTCCTGAAGTGCTTTTGAAATCCGGTCTTGAATCCGGAATGGTTATGCTCTTGATTGCCATGTCTGAGCCTTTTGCCTGGATAGTGGCAGCTGATCAGATTCCCCAGATGCTTCTGGAATGGATATCTGGTGTGACCACCTCACCCTATGTGATATTACTTCTGATAAACGTGTTTTTGCTGCTTCTGGGAATACCCATAGAAACAGCCCCAGCTTTGGTCATTGTGACCCCTGTGCTGGCTCCCATCGCCGCATCAGTAGGCATAGATCCGGTGCACATGGGCGTGGTAATCTGCCTAAACCTGGTTTTGGGATTGATCACGCCTCCTGTGGGAGCAGTGCTCTTTGCTGTCTGTGGAGTTGCCAACATCACCATGGATTCCCTTTCCAAGGCAATATGGCCTCCTTTTCTGGTGTCTTTGGTGGTCTTGGGCATAGTTACTTACGTACCGTGGCTTAGCACCTTCTTGCCCAAGCTGGTGATGGGCTCTCCATGA
- a CDS encoding TRAP transporter small permease, whose translation MRALKKFNDINVKWGSWGTIFFMAVIGVVIPYEVLGRYIFGKMTIWSGEVSTYSLAWASMLGGAVGLRKGYQVAVTALVDAVPPMAAKWLRTVGYIFSLFFFAVMFAWGLYQTIYNYRQTSPAIGLVMSIPYASLPAGFFIMFFITLEEFLGFLGLQKRGAEA comes from the coding sequence ATGAGAGCGCTTAAGAAATTCAACGACATCAACGTCAAATGGGGCTCATGGGGGACCATTTTTTTTATGGCCGTGATAGGAGTGGTAATTCCTTATGAAGTATTGGGCAGATACATCTTCGGGAAAATGACCATTTGGTCAGGGGAAGTTTCCACCTATTCTCTGGCCTGGGCTTCCATGCTAGGCGGAGCAGTGGGCCTGAGAAAAGGCTACCAGGTGGCAGTGACGGCCCTGGTGGATGCGGTGCCACCCATGGCCGCCAAGTGGCTCAGAACAGTGGGTTACATCTTTTCGCTGTTTTTCTTTGCAGTGATGTTCGCCTGGGGGCTCTACCAAACCATATACAATTATAGGCAGACTTCTCCTGCCATAGGCCTTGTGATGAGCATACCTTATGCCTCGCTACCCGCCGGGTTTTTCATCATGTTCTTCATAACCCTGGAGGAGTTCTTGGGTTTCCTGGGGCTCCAGAAGAGAGGAGCTGAGGCATGA
- a CDS encoding TRAP transporter substrate-binding protein — MKRILLAALGALLIPALAQEAPAQFKANMKLASSVAPDHPYNVGGQKFADLIKERTNGRIQIKIYPAGQLGKGEREMTEGVQQGAIELLVTSTGPQGGFSPSINILDFPFLFRDYDHVDSVLDGPIGRKLLDDFEKANLKGLAFWENGFRHLTNSKVPVKKVEDAKGLKIRTMENKVHLAAWKAAGLNPTPMAFGEVFTALQQKVIDGQENPVAVIYSSKFWDAGQKYLSLTGHVYSPAILMMSKKVFDSMPKEDQELFMKTALEVGKFQRKLNRDDEERKIKEMEAKGVQVIRDVDKESFRKAMLPSYEQFSNEFPKEKIEAIMNAK, encoded by the coding sequence ATGAAAAGGATTCTTTTGGCAGCACTTGGGGCACTTCTTATCCCCGCACTGGCACAGGAGGCCCCTGCCCAGTTCAAGGCCAACATGAAACTGGCTTCTTCTGTGGCTCCTGACCATCCATATAACGTAGGCGGGCAGAAGTTCGCGGATCTCATCAAAGAGAGGACCAACGGGAGAATACAAATAAAGATATACCCGGCCGGTCAGTTGGGTAAGGGTGAGCGGGAGATGACCGAAGGCGTGCAGCAGGGTGCCATTGAATTACTGGTGACTTCCACCGGGCCCCAGGGAGGTTTCAGCCCTTCCATCAACATATTGGATTTTCCGTTTCTTTTCAGAGACTATGATCATGTGGACTCGGTGCTGGATGGCCCCATAGGCCGCAAGCTCCTGGATGATTTTGAAAAAGCCAATTTGAAGGGACTGGCTTTCTGGGAAAATGGATTCAGACATCTTACCAACAGCAAGGTGCCCGTGAAAAAAGTGGAGGATGCCAAGGGCCTCAAGATCCGAACCATGGAGAACAAGGTTCACCTGGCAGCCTGGAAGGCTGCAGGGCTGAATCCTACCCCCATGGCCTTTGGGGAGGTTTTTACGGCACTGCAGCAAAAGGTCATAGACGGCCAGGAAAATCCAGTGGCGGTCATTTACAGTTCCAAGTTCTGGGATGCCGGGCAAAAATACCTTTCCTTAACAGGTCACGTTTATTCCCCGGCCATTTTGATGATGAGCAAGAAGGTGTTTGACTCCATGCCCAAAGAGGATCAGGAATTGTTCATGAAGACCGCATTGGAGGTGGGTAAATTTCAGCGAAAGCTCAACCGCGATGACGAAGAAAGAAAGATCAAGGAAATGGAGGCCAAGGGAGTCCAGGTGATCCGTGATGTTGACAAGGAAAGCTTCAGGAAAGCCATGCTGCCCAGCTATGAGCAGTTCTCAAACGAGTTTCCCAAGGAGAAAATAGAAGCCATAATGAACGCCAAGTAA
- the panB gene encoding 3-methyl-2-oxobutanoate hydroxymethyltransferase, whose protein sequence is MAPRKKLSRLDLQRMKEEGKKAVWITAYDYWTAYFGEQAGMDMLLVGDSMGMCVYGYEGTVPVTMEQCIWHCEAVRRGAPNTFVIGDMPFLSYQVSVEEAVRNAGRFFKEARADAIKLEGGRRVCPQIRAIADGGMLVMGHIGLTPQSSGQLGGFKAQGRTADSAMELIEDALAVQEAGAFSILVEAVPPEVTKIMREILRIPVYGIGAGVHTDGEVMICSDILGIFQAFTPKFVKKYANLAEEILKAFKEYCDDVRQRRFPAQEHTYSMVEGELTKLQDAMRKKGL, encoded by the coding sequence ATGGCGCCGAGAAAAAAACTGAGTAGGCTGGATCTCCAGCGCATGAAGGAAGAAGGCAAGAAGGCCGTATGGATCACTGCGTACGATTATTGGACTGCTTACTTTGGAGAACAGGCTGGCATGGACATGCTCCTTGTGGGGGATTCCATGGGCATGTGCGTTTACGGCTATGAAGGCACCGTGCCAGTCACCATGGAGCAGTGCATATGGCACTGTGAGGCAGTGAGAAGGGGAGCCCCCAACACCTTTGTCATAGGTGACATGCCCTTTCTGTCCTACCAGGTGAGTGTGGAAGAAGCAGTGCGTAACGCTGGCCGCTTTTTCAAAGAGGCTAGGGCGGATGCCATCAAACTGGAAGGAGGCAGAAGGGTCTGCCCTCAGATCCGGGCCATAGCTGACGGCGGGATGCTTGTCATGGGCCACATAGGGCTCACACCCCAGAGCTCAGGGCAGCTGGGGGGCTTCAAGGCTCAAGGACGAACCGCGGATTCGGCCATGGAACTCATAGAGGATGCCTTGGCAGTTCAAGAAGCCGGGGCTTTCTCCATCTTGGTGGAGGCCGTGCCCCCAGAGGTCACAAAGATAATGAGGGAGATCCTGAGAATACCGGTTTATGGAATAGGAGCCGGTGTTCACACCGATGGTGAGGTCATGATATGCAGCGACATCCTGGGGATTTTCCAGGCCTTCACGCCCAAGTTCGTAAAAAAATATGCGAACCTGGCAGAGGAAATCCTTAAGGCTTTCAAAGAATACTGCGATGATGTGAGGCAGAGGAGGTTCCCGGCTCAAGAGCACACCTATTCCATGGTGGAGGGCGAGCTAACCAAGCTCCAGGATGCCATGCGCAAAAAGGGCCTATAG
- a CDS encoding FAD-linked oxidase C-terminal domain-containing protein, with translation MLKEEVSRELRDIVGGQDYLDSPEDLVNYSYDAYLPEARPDAVLLPRSTEQVASIMRIAHRESIAVTPRGAGTNIVGGTVPMRGGIVLCFTRMNRILEIHPEDRYAVVQPGVVNAQLQSAVARFGLFYPPDPASLNVSTIGGNVAENAGGPRAVKYGVTRDYLLGLSVVLADGRIIQTGGRTTKNVTGYDLTALFCGSEGTLGLITEIVVRLICKPEAQRSIQAIFSDLDGAGQAVSKIMAAGIVPVALELMDSTVIRLIEESQKVGLPVEAEGLLLIQVDGSEENVMGEAQKVAAFCQENGAREVRVSKDPKDEELLWFARRSAFGVMARARPNCIVEDVTVPVSKLPAMVRSIVALAKARGVTVGVLAHAGDGNMHPLILFDRRDPQEWKKVESFTRDLFEKAVEFGGTLSGEHGIGMAKHEFLPMVMNQETRELIRQLKACLDPKGILNPGKFV, from the coding sequence ATGCTCAAAGAGGAAGTCTCCAGGGAATTAAGAGACATAGTGGGTGGGCAGGACTACCTGGACAGCCCAGAGGATCTTGTAAATTACTCCTATGATGCATACCTTCCCGAGGCCAGGCCAGATGCCGTGCTTCTTCCAAGGAGCACCGAGCAGGTTGCTTCCATCATGCGCATAGCCCACAGGGAGTCCATTGCCGTCACCCCAAGGGGGGCCGGAACCAACATAGTGGGGGGCACGGTTCCCATGAGAGGTGGGATCGTGCTCTGTTTTACCCGCATGAACAGAATCCTGGAGATTCACCCCGAGGACAGATACGCTGTGGTGCAACCGGGGGTAGTCAATGCCCAACTCCAGTCGGCTGTGGCCCGCTTTGGGCTTTTCTATCCTCCTGACCCTGCCTCCCTCAATGTTTCCACCATAGGGGGAAATGTGGCTGAAAATGCAGGGGGTCCCAGGGCAGTGAAGTACGGAGTTACCAGGGATTACCTGCTGGGCCTGAGCGTGGTGCTAGCCGACGGCCGCATCATCCAAACAGGTGGCAGGACCACTAAGAATGTTACAGGCTACGATCTTACAGCTCTTTTCTGCGGCTCTGAGGGCACCTTGGGTCTCATTACAGAGATAGTTGTGAGGCTAATTTGCAAGCCCGAGGCCCAAAGGAGTATCCAGGCCATATTTTCCGATTTGGATGGGGCAGGGCAGGCGGTCTCCAAAATCATGGCCGCCGGGATAGTGCCCGTAGCCTTGGAACTCATGGATTCCACGGTGATAAGGCTCATAGAGGAGTCCCAGAAGGTGGGGCTTCCTGTGGAGGCTGAGGGACTCTTGCTCATCCAAGTGGATGGCTCCGAGGAAAATGTGATGGGGGAGGCGCAAAAGGTAGCTGCCTTCTGCCAGGAGAACGGAGCAAGGGAGGTACGTGTGTCCAAGGATCCCAAAGACGAGGAGCTTCTTTGGTTTGCCCGCAGGAGCGCCTTTGGGGTCATGGCAAGGGCAAGGCCCAATTGCATAGTGGAAGATGTGACAGTGCCTGTGAGCAAATTGCCTGCCATGGTGCGCAGCATAGTTGCTCTGGCCAAGGCTCGGGGAGTGACCGTGGGGGTGCTGGCCCATGCAGGAGACGGAAACATGCATCCCTTGATCCTGTTTGACCGTAGGGATCCGCAGGAGTGGAAGAAGGTGGAGAGCTTCACCAGGGATTTGTTTGAGAAGGCAGTGGAGTTTGGAGGCACTCTATCAGGAGAGCACGGCATAGGAATGGCCAAGCATGAATTCCTGCCCATGGTCATGAACCAGGAGACTCGAGAGTTGATACGCCAATTAAAGGCCTGCCTGGATCCCAAGGGGATCCTCAATCCTGGAAAGTTCGTTTGA
- a CDS encoding (Fe-S)-binding protein, producing the protein MEHKTEQSLLSPETMENIHHCNKCGLCMAACPVYKELLLEPASPRGKVQLSRHLLQGDLELSPRVKEILSQCLLCGSCVAACPSGVQGDRLFSGFRWRVTRRYGVDWKKRILFQLLAHPWLTAGSARLGRWAKDILGKKLQAGIKAGNLPLDRIPPFNQQPFSHQAPEVMNPEGEIRARVFYFHGCATNYLFDRVGHAVLSVLSKMGIQVITPKKQGCCGVPMFLSGAREESLACISEVLKTFASQEVDAVVVDCATCGSAFVREYPHMLGELRSLGEDVSGELIQAAQLLSQKTRDVTAFIGDHMSWLPEMTQAGPLIKVTYHDPCHLLKAQGIGILPRKVLAGLPNVEFVEMEAADACCGGGGSFQVEHPEISAGITSKKIQNVQATGANVVATGCPGCRITIGAHLDPELEIGVLHPVELIELAIKAQTGSAP; encoded by the coding sequence ATGGAACACAAGACCGAGCAATCTCTGCTCAGCCCTGAAACAATGGAGAACATCCATCACTGCAACAAATGCGGGCTTTGCATGGCAGCCTGTCCAGTATACAAAGAACTGCTTCTGGAACCAGCCAGCCCCCGAGGCAAGGTTCAGCTTTCCAGACACCTTCTGCAGGGGGATCTGGAACTATCCCCCAGGGTGAAAGAGATCCTCTCCCAATGCTTGCTTTGCGGCTCTTGTGTGGCCGCATGCCCCAGTGGAGTGCAAGGGGACAGGCTCTTCTCTGGTTTTAGGTGGCGTGTAACCAGAAGGTACGGGGTGGATTGGAAAAAGAGGATCCTATTTCAGCTGTTGGCCCATCCTTGGCTGACCGCAGGTTCAGCTCGCCTCGGCCGCTGGGCCAAAGATATCCTGGGAAAAAAATTGCAGGCAGGGATAAAAGCCGGGAATCTACCCCTGGATAGAATACCTCCTTTTAACCAGCAACCCTTTTCCCACCAGGCCCCAGAAGTGATGAACCCCGAAGGGGAAATCAGGGCCAGGGTCTTCTATTTCCATGGTTGCGCCACCAACTATCTGTTTGACCGGGTGGGGCATGCGGTGCTCTCTGTGCTCTCCAAGATGGGGATTCAGGTCATCACTCCCAAGAAACAGGGTTGCTGCGGGGTGCCCATGTTCTTGTCTGGGGCCAGAGAAGAGTCCTTGGCCTGTATCAGCGAGGTGCTCAAGACCTTCGCCAGCCAGGAGGTGGACGCCGTGGTGGTTGACTGTGCCACTTGTGGCTCGGCCTTTGTCAGGGAGTATCCTCACATGCTCGGGGAGCTAAGAAGCCTTGGGGAGGATGTCAGTGGGGAACTGATCCAGGCAGCACAACTGCTTTCACAAAAGACAAGGGATGTGACGGCCTTCATAGGGGATCATATGAGCTGGCTTCCTGAAATGACTCAGGCAGGGCCTTTGATCAAAGTCACTTATCACGATCCTTGTCATTTGCTGAAGGCTCAGGGAATAGGGATTCTGCCCAGAAAGGTCTTGGCTGGTCTGCCCAATGTGGAGTTTGTGGAGATGGAAGCAGCGGATGCTTGCTGTGGAGGAGGTGGCTCCTTTCAGGTGGAGCATCCGGAGATCTCGGCTGGCATAACCAGCAAGAAGATACAAAATGTCCAAGCCACAGGCGCCAATGTTGTGGCCACAGGGTGTCCTGGATGCAGGATCACCATCGGAGCCCACCTGGACCCAGAGCTTGAGATAGGAGTCTTGCATCCCGTAGAGCTCATAGAGCTGGCCATAAAAGCCCAAACAGGGTCTGCTCCTTGA
- the ffh gene encoding signal recognition particle protein translates to MFESLSDKLQSVFKKIRGHGTLSEANMQEALREVRLALLEADVHYKVVKDFVESVRAKALGQEVLQSLSPGQQLVKIVHDELVRLMGEGERKLDLSGTPANVMLVGLQGSGKTTTGGKLARWLSSQGRKVGMVPADLYRPAAVEQVFQLCEMLGVPAFRPTRQEDPVQICLGAQAWARQEGLDTLILDTAGRLHIDESLMDELRKIKAAVAPRESLLVVDAMTGQDAVQIAQAFKDKLDITGVILTKLDGDARGGAALSIRAVTLRPIVFVGVGEKLDALEVFHPDRMASRILGMGDVLTLIEKAQAAYDEKKVQELERKLRKDEFTLEDLLDQIRQVRKMGSLEDLVKMIPGAGKVKGMLDTTGGEGELKKMEAIICSMTKEERRNHHILNASRRLRIAKGSGTTVQDVNRLMKNYLEMRKMMKKMGKMSRFAMGRGMFFGGRG, encoded by the coding sequence ATGTTCGAGAGCTTGAGCGATAAACTGCAATCGGTCTTCAAGAAAATAAGAGGACACGGCACCCTCAGTGAGGCCAACATGCAAGAGGCCTTAAGAGAAGTGCGATTGGCTCTCTTGGAGGCTGATGTCCATTACAAGGTGGTAAAGGACTTTGTGGAGTCTGTGCGAGCCAAGGCCCTGGGCCAGGAAGTTCTCCAGAGCCTCAGCCCGGGTCAGCAGCTTGTGAAGATTGTCCACGATGAGCTGGTCAGGCTCATGGGGGAGGGGGAACGGAAGCTGGACCTCAGTGGAACGCCTGCCAATGTGATGCTAGTGGGGTTGCAAGGCTCAGGCAAGACCACCACAGGAGGCAAACTGGCAAGATGGCTCTCAAGCCAGGGACGTAAGGTGGGGATGGTGCCCGCTGACCTATATAGACCGGCGGCTGTGGAACAGGTTTTCCAACTTTGTGAGATGTTGGGGGTGCCTGCCTTCAGGCCTACGAGGCAAGAGGATCCGGTGCAGATCTGCCTTGGGGCCCAGGCCTGGGCCAGGCAGGAAGGCTTGGACACCCTGATATTGGACACCGCCGGCCGACTCCACATTGATGAGTCCTTGATGGATGAGCTCAGAAAGATAAAGGCTGCTGTGGCACCCAGAGAGAGCCTTCTGGTGGTAGACGCCATGACCGGGCAGGACGCTGTCCAGATAGCGCAGGCCTTTAAGGACAAGCTGGACATCACTGGGGTGATTCTGACCAAACTGGACGGGGATGCCAGGGGTGGGGCAGCCCTATCCATCAGGGCCGTGACACTAAGGCCCATAGTGTTTGTAGGTGTGGGGGAAAAACTGGATGCCCTGGAGGTGTTCCACCCGGATAGGATGGCCTCACGCATCCTGGGCATGGGTGATGTGCTGACCCTCATCGAAAAAGCCCAGGCTGCATACGACGAAAAAAAGGTTCAGGAGCTAGAGCGCAAGTTACGCAAGGATGAATTTACTCTCGAGGATCTCTTGGATCAGATCCGCCAGGTGCGAAAGATGGGCTCCCTGGAGGATCTGGTCAAGATGATTCCAGGGGCCGGGAAGGTCAAGGGTATGCTGGATACCACGGGCGGCGAGGGTGAGCTCAAGAAAATGGAGGCCATCATCTGTTCCATGACCAAGGAAGAAAGACGAAATCATCATATTCTGAACGCCAGCCGGAGATTGAGAATAGCCAAGGGAAGTGGGACCACGGTTCAGGATGTGAATCGCCTGATGAAAAACTATCTGGAAATGCGCAAGATGATGAAGAAAATGGGCAAGATGAGCCGATTCGCCATGGGCAGGGGAATGTTCTTTGGGGGTAGAGGATGA
- a CDS encoding phosphatidylserine decarboxylase, translating to MNIAPGPEQGRDLLVKRASTAVRGKVLREALPFVIPLLGVGALGMGVGWPLLGWAGIFSALGVSLFFRNPSRRPLRDPRIVLSPADGRVVEISSLEELEGRPGPFKKVSVFMSVFNVHVNRAPVTGEVVEVSHRPGRFDPAYRHDTSHGNERNLVRIRMQGGMEVLCVQVAGILARRIVCWIHEGNFILQGAPFGLIRFGSRVDTYLPQGFEPDVRINQRVWAGETPLGYFTEMEAPSRQILPHS from the coding sequence ATGAACATTGCCCCAGGCCCGGAACAAGGCAGAGATCTATTGGTAAAGAGGGCTTCCACTGCTGTGAGAGGAAAAGTCTTGAGGGAGGCACTTCCCTTTGTGATACCTCTTTTGGGGGTTGGGGCCTTGGGTATGGGAGTGGGCTGGCCTTTGCTGGGATGGGCCGGAATCTTTTCTGCCCTTGGGGTAAGTCTGTTTTTCAGAAACCCTTCCAGGAGACCGCTTAGGGATCCCAGGATAGTCTTGTCCCCTGCAGATGGACGAGTCGTGGAGATATCCAGCCTGGAGGAGTTGGAAGGCAGGCCCGGTCCATTCAAAAAAGTGAGTGTCTTCATGTCGGTCTTCAATGTGCACGTGAATCGTGCCCCTGTAACGGGTGAGGTGGTGGAGGTGAGCCATCGGCCTGGCCGATTCGACCCTGCATATAGGCACGATACCTCGCATGGAAACGAGCGCAATCTGGTACGGATCCGTATGCAAGGGGGAATGGAAGTTCTCTGCGTCCAGGTGGCAGGGATCCTGGCCAGGAGAATAGTATGTTGGATCCATGAGGGCAATTTCATCTTGCAAGGAGCCCCCTTTGGCCTTATAAGATTTGGCTCCAGGGTGGACACATATCTGCCCCAGGGCTTTGAGCCTGATGTGAGGATCAATCAGAGGGTCTGGGCAGGAGAGACGCCCCTGGGTTACTTCACGGAAATGGAGGCCCCAAGCCGGCAGATCTTGCCCCACAGTTAG
- the pssA gene encoding CDP-diacylglycerol--serine O-phosphatidyltransferase, with amino-acid sequence MRSPKQPRRGFYILPNLMTTASLFCGFYALVAAIHQDFERASLAILASFFFDGLDGRVARATRTTSQFGVEYDSLADLVAFGVAPAVLAFMWALGQAGRLGWLAAFLFVACGALRLARFNTLSLKGGLSYFKGLPIPAAAGLVATMVLFSRELDLEGKIPMALVLVLLYALSFLMVSGIKYQSFKDMEVVKQKPFQILVLCVLLLVVVLANPPVTLFLLSLAYVLSGPAGLLRGILRREKLKAEAISGDIKEEKVL; translated from the coding sequence TTGAGAAGTCCCAAGCAGCCCAGGAGGGGTTTCTACATTTTACCCAACCTCATGACAACAGCCAGTCTTTTTTGCGGGTTCTATGCCCTTGTGGCAGCAATTCATCAGGATTTCGAGAGGGCTTCCCTTGCCATATTGGCCTCTTTTTTCTTTGACGGTTTGGACGGCAGGGTGGCCAGGGCCACTCGAACCACAAGCCAGTTTGGGGTGGAGTATGATTCCCTGGCTGATCTGGTGGCTTTTGGGGTTGCCCCAGCGGTGCTGGCCTTCATGTGGGCGCTGGGGCAGGCGGGAAGGCTTGGTTGGCTGGCAGCCTTTTTGTTTGTGGCCTGTGGAGCCTTGAGATTGGCGCGTTTTAACACATTATCTTTGAAGGGAGGGCTGAGTTACTTCAAGGGGCTTCCCATACCGGCTGCAGCGGGCCTCGTGGCAACCATGGTTCTGTTCAGCCGAGAGCTGGATCTGGAGGGGAAGATCCCCATGGCGCTGGTCTTGGTGCTTCTGTACGCCCTTTCTTTCCTGATGGTGAGCGGCATCAAGTACCAGAGTTTCAAGGACATGGAGGTTGTGAAACAGAAGCCTTTTCAGATCTTGGTCTTGTGCGTGCTTCTTTTGGTAGTAGTGCTGGCCAATCCGCCGGTGACCCTTTTCCTCCTGTCCTTGGCATATGTGCTGTCAGGGCCAGCAGGATTGCTCAGGGGGATCCTCAGACGAGAAAAATTGAAGGCCGAAGCCATTTCCGGTGATATCAAGGAGGAGAAGGTACTGTGA